Proteins encoded in a region of the Orcinus orca chromosome 8, mOrcOrc1.1, whole genome shotgun sequence genome:
- the SCN2B gene encoding sodium channel subunit beta-2 yields the protein MHKDAWLPRPAFSLTGLSLFFSLVPPGRSMEVTVPTTLNVLNGSDARLSCTFNSCYTVNHKQFSLNWTYQECSNCSEEMFLQFRMKIINLKLERFRDRVEFSGNPSKYDVSVTLRNVQLEDEGTYNCYIMNPPDRHRGHGKIYLQVLMEEPPERDSTVAVIVGASVGGFLAVVILVLMVVKCVRRKKEQKLSTDDLKTEEEGKTDGEGNADNGTK from the exons ATGCACAAAGATGCCTGGCTACCTCGCCCTGCCTTCAGTCTCACGGGGCtcagtctctttttctctttgg tgccaccagggaggaGCATGGAAGTCACAGTACCTACCACCCTCAACGTCCTCAATGGCTCTGATGCCCGCCTGTCCTGCACCTTCAACTCCTGCTACACCGTGAACCACAAACAGTTCTCCCTGAACTGGACTTACCAGGAGTGTAGTAACTGCTCCGAGGAGATG TTTCTCCAGTTCCGCATGAAGATCATTAACCTGAAGCTGGAGCGGTTCCGAGACCGCGTGGAGTTCTCAGGGAACCCCAGCAAGTATGACGTGTCAGTCACGCTGAGAAACGTGCAGCTGGAGGATGAGGGCACCTACAACTGCTACATCATGAACCCACccgaccgccaccgcggccacggcaAGATCTACCTGCAAGTCCTGATGGAAG aGCCCCCTGAGCGGGATTCCACTGTGGCCGTGATCGTGGGCGCCTCCGTCGGGGGCTTTCTGGCTGTGGTCATCTTGGTGCTGATGGTAGTAAAGTGtgtgaggaggaaaaaagagcAGAAACTGAGCACGGATGACCTGAAGACGGAGGAGGAGGGCAAGACGGATGGAGAGGGCAACGCGGACAATGGCACCAAGTAA